A single genomic interval of Megalobrama amblycephala isolate DHTTF-2021 linkage group LG17, ASM1881202v1, whole genome shotgun sequence harbors:
- the imp3 gene encoding U3 small nucleolar ribonucleoprotein protein IMP3 produces the protein MVRKLKYHEQKLLKKVDFINWEVDNNLHEVKILRRYRIEKREDYTKYNKLSRNIRELAQKIRDLDEKDGFRAQSTTIFLEKLYSIGLIPTKQNLSLANEVNASAFCRRRLPTIMLKLRMAQSLKFAITFIEQGHIRVGPEIVTDPAFLVTRSMEDFITWVDSSKIKQHVMNYNDERDDFDLVV, from the exons ATGGTTCGTAAATTGAAATATCACGAGCAGAAACTCTTGAAGAAAGTTGATTTTATTAACTGGGAGGTTGACAATAATTTACACGAGGTTAAAATATTGAGGAGATATCGCATTGAGAAGAGGGAAGATTACACCAA ATACAACAAACTTAGTCGAAATATCAGAGAATTGGCACAGAAAATACGGGACTTGGACGAAAAAGATGGCTTCAGAGCTCAAAGTACAACCATTTTCTTGGAAAAGCT TTACAGTATTGGTTTGATTCCCACCAAACAGAATCTTTCCCTTGCAAATGAAGTCAATGCATCTGCATTCTGCAG gagACGGCTTCCCACAATCATGCTGAAACTGCGTATGGCTCAGAGTCTAAAGTTTGCCATAACCTTCATCGAGCAGGGCC ATATTCGTGTTGGGCCTGAGATTGTCACCGATCCTGCATTTCTTGTAACAAG GAGTATGGAAGACTTCATCACATGGGTGGACTCATCCAAGATCAAACAACACGTCATGAACTACAACGATGAG cgGGATGACTTTGACCTCGTGGTCTAA
- the sec22ba gene encoding vesicle-trafficking protein SEC22b-A, producing MVLQTMIVRVADSLPLAASMQEDEQSGRDLQKYQSQAKQLCRKLNEQSPTRCTLEAGVMSFHYVIEKGVCYLALCEAGFPKKLVFAYLEDLEREFSEQYGTKVPSVSRPYFFIEFDTYIQKTKKSYIDSRARRNLGSVNTELHDVQRIMVANIEEVLQRGEALSALDSKASNLSSLSKKYRSDAKYLNTRSTYAKVAAGAVIFITLIVYVRFWWL from the exons ATGGTGTTACAGACGATGATTGTTCGTGTCGCCGACAGCCTGCCACTTGCTGCATCTATGCAAGAAGACGAGCAG TCTGGCCGAGACTTGCAGAAGTATCAGAGTCAAGCCAAGCAGCTTTGCCGAAAACTCAACGAACAGAGTCCCACACGTTGCACTTTAGAGGCTGGTGtcatgagctttca CTATGTCATTGAGAAAGGAGTGTGTTACTTGGCCTTATGTGAAGCAGGATTCCCCAAGAAACTGGTGTTTGCCTATCTGGAGGATCTGGAGAGAGAATTCAGTGAGCAGTACGGGACAAAGGTCCCGTCAGTGTCACGGCCGtacttttttattgaatttg ACACTTATATTCAGAAAACCAAAAAGTCTTACATCGACAGCAGAGCACGAAGAAATCTGGGCAGTGTCAATACAGAGTTACACGACGTCCAAAGGATCATGGTCGCTAATATAGAGGAAGTGCTTCAGCGTGGAGAAGCCTTATCTG CTTTGGATTCCAAAGCTAGTAACCTGTCCAGCCTGTCTAAGAAGTACCGCAGCGATGCCAAATATCTCAACACGCGCTCCACCTATGCTAAAGTGGCTGCCGGCGCCGTCATTTTCATCACACTCATTGTTTATGTCCGCTTCTGGTGGCTGTGA
- the zgc:55943 gene encoding uncharacterized protein C1orf21 homolog isoform X2, whose product MGCTSAKQLSSVPSDEEGRDEYKLKGVEKVKYMHGEEERTNTRNQENLEKSTFLHKGRHKDATGNSNKISIHSSESQQEFFRMLDEKIEKGRDYCSEDEDMT is encoded by the exons ATGGGCTGCACCTCAGCCAAGCAGTTGTCATCTGTACCCAGTGATGAAGAGGGCCGGG ATGAGTACAAACTGAAAGGAGTTGAGAAGGTGAAGTACATGCATGGAGAAGAGGAGCGGACGAACACACGAAACCAAGAGAACTTG GAAAAGAGCACATTTTTGCACAAGGGCAGGCATAAAGATGCCACCGGAAATAGTAATAAGATAAG TATCCACTCTTCAGAGAGCCAGCAGGAGTTCTTCAGGATGCTGGATGAGAAGATTGAAAAG GGACGGGACTACTGCTCGGAGGACGAGGATATGACATAG
- the zgc:55943 gene encoding uncharacterized protein C1orf21 homolog isoform X1: protein MGCTSAKQLSSVPSDEEGRGKAYSNGDAFSDEYKLKGVEKVKYMHGEEERTNTRNQENLEKSTFLHKGRHKDATGNSNKISIHSSESQQEFFRMLDEKIEKGRDYCSEDEDMT from the exons ATGGGCTGCACCTCAGCCAAGCAGTTGTCATCTGTACCCAGTGATGAAGAGGGCCGGGGTAAGGCCTACAGCAACGGAGATGCCTTCTCCG ATGAGTACAAACTGAAAGGAGTTGAGAAGGTGAAGTACATGCATGGAGAAGAGGAGCGGACGAACACACGAAACCAAGAGAACTTG GAAAAGAGCACATTTTTGCACAAGGGCAGGCATAAAGATGCCACCGGAAATAGTAATAAGATAAG TATCCACTCTTCAGAGAGCCAGCAGGAGTTCTTCAGGATGCTGGATGAGAAGATTGAAAAG GGACGGGACTACTGCTCGGAGGACGAGGATATGACATAG